Proteins co-encoded in one Arachis hypogaea cultivar Tifrunner chromosome 13, arahy.Tifrunner.gnm2.J5K5, whole genome shotgun sequence genomic window:
- the LOC112791943 gene encoding myb family transcription factor PHL8, whose amino-acid sequence MENVQSSMHLILSTDAKPRLKWTPELHQRFIEAINQLGGSEKATPKSLMRVMGIPGLTLYHLKSHLQKYRLGKSQPQLEICSGNNKHEDCREMKNSEGPCSSREESIGTQNEMTESMQIAEALQMQMEVQKKLYEQIEVQRHLQLKIEAQGKYLQSVLHKAQETLAGMINNGSPGSPPISELTETRGGFSWSCGQRKQNRGTMCSLEIESSLTSSESSMDQRPNSTNTTNTASLELLPLFKESKEQEDESIIGRKRSSSCCVDQPSKMSRSELVSDIIDLNSEQIDLNCSSSFWEQ is encoded by the exons ATGGAAAATGTGCAAAGTAGCATGCACTTGATTCTCTCAACTGATGCAAAGCCAAGGCTCAAATGGACTCCTGAACTTCACCAAAGATTCATTGAGGCAATTAATCAGCTTGGAGGTTCAGAAA AAGCAACACCAAAGAGTCTTATGAGGGTGATGGGGATTCCTGGACTCACTTTGTACCATCTCAAGAGCCATTTACAG AAATATAGACTTGGGAAAAGCCAACCACAACTTGAAATCTGTTCTGGCAACAACAAACATGAAG ATTGCAGAGAAATGAAGAACAGTGAAGGTCCTTGTAGCAGCAGGGAAGAAAGTATTGGGACACAGAATGAGATGACTGA AAGCATGCAAATTGCTGAGGCTCTCCAAATGCAAATGGAAGTGCAGAAGAAACTTTATGAGCAAATTGAG GTGCAGAGACATTTGCAGCTTAAGATTGAAGCACAAGGGAAGTACTTGCAATCAGTACTACACAAGGCACAAGAAACACTTGCAGGAATGATCAACAATGGCAGCCCGGGATCTCCTCCGATTTCGGAACTGACAGAAACAAGAGGAGGGTTCAGTTGGAGCTGTGGGCAGAGGAAACAGAACAGAGGAACCATGTGTTCACTTGAAATTGAAAGTTCTTTGACATCTTCTGAAAGTTCAATGGATCAAAGGCCTAATAGTACTAACACTACTAATACTGCTTCACTTGAATTGTTGCCACTCTTTAAAGAATCTAAGGAACAGGAAGATGAATCTATTATTGGGAGAAAGAGGAGTTCAAGCTGCTGTGTTGATCAGCCATCAAAGATGAGCAGATCTGAATTAGTGTCAGATATCATTGACTTGAATTCAGAACAAATAGATTTAAATTGCAGTTCAAGCTTCTGGGAACAATGA